One Curtobacterium sp. MCLR17_032 genomic window carries:
- the hemW gene encoding radical SAM family heme chaperone HemW encodes MPSALPIADPAPSDGLVAPAPGAGDVPFGVYVHVPFCRVRCGYCDFNTYTASELRGVRRDDYAGHALREIAFADQVLERSGVPRRPVSTVFFGGGTPTMLPASDLAMILRAIDDTWGILPGAEVTTEANPDSVDADSIATLQRAGFTRMSYGMQSAVPHVLATLDRTHDPERVPVVVDLAKQQGLDVSLDLIYSTPGESLDDWRTSLDAAIACAPDHVSAYSLIVEDGTAMGRAVSRGELPAPDDDLAADMYELADQVLGDAGYDWYEVSNWSRGPEHASRHNLSYWKGHDWWGIGPGAHSAVAGTRWWNVKHPAAYAGKVLQDVSPAAGRETLDDETRYVERVLLAARVRGELRVDELRQEARGRVAGLIARGLVDGRAALGGTLELTLSGRLLADAVVRDLLD; translated from the coding sequence ATGCCGAGTGCTCTCCCGATCGCCGATCCCGCTCCGTCGGACGGACTGGTCGCACCGGCACCCGGAGCGGGCGACGTCCCGTTCGGCGTCTACGTGCACGTGCCCTTCTGCCGGGTGCGCTGCGGCTACTGCGACTTCAACACGTACACGGCGTCCGAGCTGCGCGGGGTCCGGCGTGACGACTACGCCGGCCACGCCCTGCGGGAGATCGCGTTCGCCGACCAGGTGCTCGAGCGCTCCGGCGTCCCGCGCCGCCCCGTGTCGACCGTGTTCTTCGGCGGCGGCACCCCGACGATGCTGCCGGCGTCCGACCTGGCGATGATCCTCCGGGCGATCGACGACACCTGGGGGATCCTGCCCGGGGCCGAGGTCACGACCGAGGCGAACCCGGACTCCGTCGACGCGGACTCGATCGCGACGCTGCAGCGTGCCGGTTTCACGCGGATGAGCTACGGCATGCAGTCCGCGGTGCCGCACGTCCTCGCGACCCTCGACCGCACCCACGACCCCGAGCGGGTGCCGGTCGTGGTGGACCTGGCGAAGCAGCAGGGCCTCGACGTCAGCCTGGACCTCATCTACTCGACGCCGGGCGAGTCGCTCGACGACTGGCGCACCTCGCTCGACGCGGCGATCGCCTGCGCCCCGGACCACGTGTCCGCGTACTCGCTCATCGTCGAGGACGGCACCGCGATGGGTCGTGCCGTGTCCCGCGGTGAGCTGCCGGCGCCGGACGACGACCTGGCCGCCGACATGTACGAGCTCGCCGACCAGGTCCTCGGCGACGCCGGGTACGACTGGTACGAGGTCTCGAACTGGTCGCGCGGCCCCGAGCACGCCAGTCGGCACAACCTGTCCTACTGGAAGGGCCACGACTGGTGGGGCATCGGCCCGGGCGCGCACTCCGCCGTCGCCGGCACTCGCTGGTGGAACGTCAAGCACCCGGCCGCCTACGCGGGCAAGGTGCTGCAGGACGTGTCCCCGGCCGCCGGCCGCGAGACCCTGGACGACGAGACGCGCTACGTGGAGCGGGTCCTGCTCGCGGCGCGGGTCCGCGGTGAGCTGCGGGTCGACGAGCTCCGCCAGGAGGCCCGTGGTCGCGTCGCCGGCCTCATCGCACGTGGTCTCGTGGACGGCCGGGCGGCGCTCGGGGGGACGCTGGAGCTGACGCTGTCGGGCCGCCTGCTCGCCGACGCCGTGGTGCGGGACCTGCTCGACTGA